A single region of the Brassica rapa cultivar Chiifu-401-42 chromosome A03, CAAS_Brap_v3.01, whole genome shotgun sequence genome encodes:
- the LOC103860693 gene encoding UPF0183 protein At3g51130, giving the protein MQRTRRRCEGTAMGATVFDLRPGVGIGPFSIGMPICDAFAQIEQQPNIYDVVHVKYHDEDPLKLDIVISFPDHGFHLRFDPWSQRLRLVEIYDVKRLQMRYATSMIGGPSTLATFVAVYALFGPTFPGIYDKERGVYSLFYPGLSFQFPIPNQYTDCCHDGEAALPLEFPDGTTPVTCRVSIYDNSSDKKVGVGKLMDRASVPPLPPGSLYMEEVHVKLGKELYFTVGGQHMPFGASPQDVWTDLGRPCGIHPKQVDQMVIHSASDPRPKTTLCGDYFYNYFTRGMDILFDGETHRAKKFVLHTNYPGHADFNSYIKCNFVISVGESEAEANRGGNKITPRTNWEQVKEILGECGPAAIQTQGSTSNPFGSTYVYGYQNVAFEVMKNGHIATITLFQS; this is encoded by the exons ATGCAGAGAACAAGAAGACGATGCGAAGGCACCGCCATGGGCGCCACCGTCTTCGATCTCCGACCCGGCGTCGGCATCGGACCTTTCTCCATCG GAATGCCGATTTGTGATGCATTTGCGCAAATAGAGCAGCAGCCTAACATATACGACGTCGTCCATGTTAAATACCACGACGAG GATCCTCTGAAATTGGATATTGTTATTAGCTTTCCGGATCATGGTTTTCATCTACGGTTCGATCCTTGGTCTCAG AGGTTACGCCTGGTTGAGATATATGATGTAAAGCGGCTTCAGATGCGTTACGCCACTTCTATGATTGG GGGTCCATCAACCCTGGCGACGTTTGTGGCTGTTTATGCACTTTTTGGACCGACCTTTCCTGGGATTTATGATAAAGAAAGAGGGGTTTATTCTCTCTTCTACCCG GGGCTATCCTTCCAGTTTCCGATTCCTAACCAGTACACGGACTGCTGCCATGATGGAGAAG CGGCACTACCATTGGAGTTTCCAGATGGCACCACGCCAGTAACATGCCGGGTCTCTATATATGACAACTCAAGCGACAAAAAAGTTGGTGTAGGAAAGCTGATGGATAGAGCTTCTGTCCCTCCTTTGCCTCCTGGCAGCCTTTATATGGAAGAGGTTCATGTCAAG CTTGGCAAGGAGTTATACTTTACTGTTGGGGGGCAGCATATGCCTTTTGGTGCATCGCCACAG GATGTATGGACTGACTTAGGACGACCGTGTGGGATTCACCCAAAGCAG GTAGATCAAATGGTTATTCATTCCGCCTCAGATCCACGACCAAAGACGACTCTTTGTGGTGATTACTTTTACAACTATTTTACTCGTGGTATGGACATCCTGTTTGATGGCGAG ACTCACAGAGCTAAGAAGTTTGTTCTTCACACCAACTATCCTGGTCATGCTGATTTCAACTCATACATAAAGTGCAACTTTGTGATCTCTG TTGGAGAGAGTGAGGCAGAAGCAAACAGAGGTGGAAACAAGATCACTCCAAGAACAAATTGGGAGCAGGTTAAG GAAATACTCGGGGAGTGTGGACCAGCAGCAATACAGACACAGGGCTCGACGAGCAACCCTTTTGGATCGACATACGTCTATGGCTATCAGAATGTTGCTTTTGAG GTGATGAAGAATGGTCATATAGCCACTATTACTTTGTTCCAGTCATGA
- the LOC103860694 gene encoding protein CHAPERONE-LIKE PROTEIN OF POR1, chloroplastic, whose product MINASGLTLAPPKFHFLWRSHRFGTPQRSSQALAVRRDAAACPLLQRACLALSTQRSNAMIVRAMSASFGDMSDDSSAVFPRINVKDPYKRLGISRMASEDEIQGARNFLIQQYAGHKPSVDAIESAHDKIIMQKFHERKNPKIDINKKVRQVRQSKVVSFVFDRFQTPPTAFLVKTAVTFAVLGALTVLFPTEEGPTLQVLLSLIATFYFIHQRLKKKLWSFLYGTGSFIFSWLIGTFLMVSVIPPFIKGPRGFEVMSSLLSYVLLWVASSYLR is encoded by the exons ATGATAAACGCGTCCGGGTTAACTCTAGCTCCCCCCAAATTTCACTTCCTATGGCGTTCACATCGTTTTGGTACACCTCAGAGAAGCTCTCAAGCTTTAGCTGTTCGTCGAGATGCTGCAGCTTGTCCTCTTCTTCAAAG GGCTTGTTTAGCACTTTCTACACAAAGAAGCAATGCTATGATCGTCCGTGCCATGAGTGCTTCCTTTGGTGATATGTCAGACGATTCATCTG CTGTTTTCCCTCGGATCAATGTCAAAGATCCATACAAACGTCTTGGTATAAGCCGGATGGCCTCAGAAGACGAGATTCAAGGCGCGAGGAACTTTCTTATCCAGCAGTACGCGGGTCACAAGCCTAGTGTTGATGCGATTGAATCAGCTCACGACAAGATTATCATGCAGAAGTTCCATGAGAGGAAGAACCCGAAGATCGACATAAACAAGAAGGTTCGCCAAGTGAGACAGTCCAAAGTTGTGAGCTTTGTGTTCGACAGATTCCAAACTCCTCCCACAGCTTTCCTTGTCAAAACAGCAGTCACGTTTGCAGTTCTCGGCGCTCTTACGGTTCTGTTCCCAACGGAAGAAGGACCCACTCTGCAGGTTTTGTTATCTTTGATAGCTACGTTTTACTTCATCCACCAAAGGCTCAAGAAGAAGCTCTGGTCTTTCCTTTACGG GACTGGTTCTTTTATCTTCTCCTGGCTGATTGGGACTTTCTTGATGGTGTCTGTGATCCCGCCCTTCATCAAAGGACCAAGAGGTTTCGAAGTCATGTCTTCGCTCTTAAGCTACGTTTTACTTTGGGTAGCTTCGAGCTACCTTAGGTAG